The stretch of DNA TGCTCCATAACCCCAAGCAGGCTGCAGTCCACCTCTCCCCAGtttgcctccctctccccagaCAAAGCaaccccccctcaccccctgaCCCCCTCTGCTGAgcgtggggctgtgctgggttgCAGCTCCAGGGCCAAGCAGAGGGGACCCGCTGTGCTctggggagcagccagggatgcCCAGGGGGTCCCCGGGGTAGGGGtcccaccctccccagcctgtTATCCCAGCTCTGGGTTCGCCAGACAGTGCCCGAGAGCCAAGCCACACACAGAGCCCAGATATTTATTTACTGGGTCCTGCACAGAGGTGGGTGCGAGGTGGTAAATCCACAGAGCCAGCACAGCTTTCAACACATGGCAAAACACTTGATACACCTTGAACATTTGTTTGCAATTAGCATTAGCCGCACTTAATTTTCACTGGTTCTTACAAGCTTCGTCTCCATTTAAAGGCACAGCACCCCTTCTTATCACCTTATCTTATGGTAAAATCATCCTATCttataatttcttccttctgtatcTATCACAGCATATTCTgtggggatgggctttggtAGCAGGGGCTTTACTTTACTCgagggtggatcttttagtGCGCTAATTAGGACTGTTCACACACAGGTCAAGTAATTTTGTTTGGTCTTATTAAgcatttggttctccttgagccTGTCATTTCTTAGCTTGCTgtatttaatgtgtttattccttctcccaaggccatgtctCGCTTACTGTTTGCAAGTGTTGATTAACACCCTCTGGTTTTCAAgttctttcctgttttaattGCTGCATCCCTCCCGCCGGCACCTCCccgggcggggccgccgcgctATaaggggcagcggcggggccggggccgggcgcgcTATGGAGGGCGGCTGGTGCGGCggggcactgctgctgggggggccggggcaTGGGGCGCTGGGGTGTGGGGCGCCgctcttcatcttcttcctcctcgtcctgctgctgctgctgggctgctcccGGCCGCTGGCGCtgcggcgcggccccgggcaGGTGGGCTACCTGCCGGCCCCCCGGCTGAGCCGCGGCCGGGCTGCtcgccccccccgccggcccggggcgctgccgccgccgtACCCCAACGGCTGGTACCGCCTGCTCGACTCCGCGCAGCTGCCCCGCGGCGCCGTCCGCAGCCTCGCACTGCTCGGTGAGTGCCAGCCGCCGCACCCCGACCCCCGCCGGgcatccctgcctccccacgGGCATCCCTGCCCGGTCACCCCTGCTGAGGCATCAAGGTGTGCACCGGCACATCGCTGCCCGGGCATCCTTGCTGGGGCACAGGCACATCCCCGCCCAGACATCCCCATTGAGGCACTGGGACATTCACATGGATATCGTTGCCAGGGCGCTGAAGCACCTCAGCCTGGGTACCCTGCTGAGGCACTGGGGCATCCCGGCTGGCGCCCATGGGGGGGCCCAGCAGTATTCCTGTCTGGGCTCCCTGCCAGTGTGCATGGCACCCCTGCCTgggggctctgctccagcactgggAAAACTCTGCCTGGGCATCCCTTTCAGGGCAGCTGAGCCAGCACCCACATAGGGGCACCAAGGGTGTCACAGGCTGGGCTTTTGCACAGGCATTTCTGGGGCACTGGGGACATCACGGCACAGGCTCTCCGGGAGTGGGCAGGGCACCCCTCTCTGGGCTTCTTGCTCGGGCACCGCAGCatctccctgcctgtgctctccTCCCAGGcattgctgcctgcagctccccatGCCCTGGGGAGATCGGGATGGGGCCTCACCACCACATCCAGAGGGGTGCTGTGCTTACCCAGGGTCCTTTTGCCTTGAAGATGGCTTTGGACTTGTGCTGGTGCCTTTCTCATCAGAAGTGCTGTTTCTGCATGGAAAACCCTCCGATTTAGTGGTGAAGGTGTGTGAGggtttctgttttccagagccACCCTCTTCTGTtgagttgtttgggtttgttggggttttttggttaaTGGGACCTATGTAATCCAATATAGCTGTCCTGGAGAGTccgtgtgtcccccccccccgtctGTTACAGCTCCCTTGGTTGCCTGCCTGAAGCCTGGTTCCTGGCACCCAGTCCTCTAGGTCTGGCTGAAATGAGCAGGTAAAATCACTTCTAGTGGCAGACTAACAGTAGTGCATAGGTGCCAAGAAGATTACCAGGAAAGAAGACAGTTAAACAACCTGCAGCCTCCAGGTTTGTGGGTGTCTAGTTTATTTTGGAGTCTGAGCATAGCCTGGAAATACAGCCCTATTCCAGAGGCAGCAAGCCAGAGGAGACGAAAGGATGAAAATTGCTTGGCTCAGTCCCTGCAAGACTCATCCTTTGGGGTAAGACACCTTCCAAAACACGGCACTGAGCACGCAGGAGCGCCACGTTCTGTCCCGCATTGCGGAAGTGGTGTGAGGCTGCTGTGGTCTGTGGGGCACCAGGCGGCACTGCTGTTTGGGTGCTTGCTGCAGGGAAGCCCCAGAGCAGGTCCTGTGAGCTGCTCTCTCCCAGACTCTGTGTTCCCAGACAAGTGCCCAGAATTGCACAGGGGCCTTGGGTCTCATGTCCCATGTGCTATTCTTGCTACAACTGCTGCTTGTTTTCCACAAAAGAAATAGGGTAATTTAATaggaaaacatcagtgtgtggCTGTTAATGCTCCAGTATTCACCTGCAACAGTTTTTCAGCATGTCTTAGGGCAGGGTACTGTCCTCCCAGGTGGAGAGACATCAGATTTGATGTGCAAGCCAGAGCAAAGATCAGCTTTTCCTCTGGTTCTGCAGGCTCCAGAGTGCGAAGTCtggaagcaaaagcagaactCACTCAAGAGTCCTCAGTGAGGTTTTTGGACAGTCCAGCAAGGGTCTGGCCATGGGCACTGCTTCAGATCATCAAGGCAGGATTGCTCCAGGCTGCCTGTGTGAAGGAAAACCCTAGTGGTGAGATCTTCTTGGAGTAAAACTCTCTTAAAACTTTGGTGGGCAAAGcaccaggctgcagggctgctcccggGGGCATGTGGCTGGGACCTCCTAGGCTCCAGACTCTGGTGTGACCCATCCGAGGTTGCTCCTCTGTGTTGCTACACTGAAGCTGCTCCTGGTGAGCTTGCAACACCTCCAGCAACAGGCAGAAACActttccctgccttccccctttTGCCCTGAGCCTCGGGTTGGGTAGAGAGGCAGGttagaggcagaagaaaatgctgatgtttCAGAATGAATCCCTGTtacctggggcagggggaaggacCTGCAACTCTGGTGCCTCTACTCCCCTgtacctgctgccagcagctgtgtgggagCCTTCCAGAAAGACTGCAGGGACAACACAGCCAGGTGTCCTGGGTGAGGAGGGATCTCCAGGTGCTGGAGTACAACTCATCTCTGCCAGACACCAGAAATAATCCTTCCTAGGCTCGAAGGCTGGGCAGGTTTgtaggattttcttttctttgctcagACTGCAAGACTTTGATCAAGGAAAGTGGGTTTGGGTGGGATAACTCACGCTGTGTCACTTGTCATCAGCATGGCTGTCTGGGAAAATACAGACAGAACTTGGCTCTCAGAGTTTAGTTTGGTCTTCTTTCTCACTAGGTGAGCTTTAAGTTACAGCAACTGCATTAATGATCAGATTTCACAGGCTGATGAAATATGAATAGAGATACGCATAGCTGGAAGCACAGTATAGTAGAGAGGACCTGGCCTGTAACTCAGTGGCCACATTGGTGCTAACAGCACTCAAGTGCTTCTGCACTCCCTGACCAGCTGTGGCCCCTTCCAACCAGGACGAGGGGACACTGGAGCAGGTCTGGCTTCACTTCCAGCTCAGGCCAGCCGTGAGCAGCCCCTCTCCTCTGAGGTGCTGGCAGGGATGCAGGTGCTGGCAGGTCTGCAGTGCCACAGCACCCTTGGAGCAGTCTATGCCAGGCCAGGAAAGCACCTGGAACCTATTCAATCCCTCCAGGATGAGCATTTAGTTAAAAGAGCTGTGGCATGCCATCCAGCTGTGGTTGCCTTGCACAGCTGGGTGGAGCAGTGCCATGTGGCTATAGCCCAGATATTGTGCCTCTCTCCATCTTCATAAGTCTTTGCTCACCTAACCTGGTGTCACCCTGGGGGTGGAGAGGGAGAGGGCGATCCtagagctgggcagggacagaTCCCAGCAGGAAAAACCTCACATTGCTTCAGGGAGCACAAGGAATCGGGCCCAGGAGTGGGGGAAAGCAAGCCTGAGTGCCAGGGCAAtgcagccccagccaccccagcagcgCCTCGGCTCCCTGCATGGAGCAGGGCAGAGTCAGGGGCTTCCCCTCGCTTCTCCAGAAAACTCCCTTTTCCCAAGGAGGTGTCCTGGTACCAGGCCATGCTGCCTGAGGAAGGGatttgctgctgagctgctgcgtGGAGGGTGCTCAGAGTTCAAGAGCAAACAGACAAAGGGCTTCTCCTTCCAGCTATCATTACCAGAGATTCCTGAAATGTTTGAGCCTGTGCGCTCTCCTCTACACCTCTTGGGCAAAGGGATGGAAATGGAGCTCCCCTTAAATGCAGCGGTTGCTGCTCTCTGTGTACCTCTCCCTAAGCAGGGGAAGCATCCTAaatctttaaacatttttgtgaaGGCACCTTTTATCCTGCGGCTGAAACGGCCTCTGAGAGCTTAAAAACCAGGGCTGAGGGTCAAAGCCATGAGGGTTTAGAGGTGGCCAGGAGAAACTATGCTCCTCCTGCCTGGAGCAAGGCAATGTCCTTCAGCATGGACCTTTCTGTGCTACAGCAGATCCCTTGGGACACTGGGCAGCTGCCCGGCTCTGCAGGGTGCCAACGTGCTGCCTGAAAAACACGAAACGCAGGGTGTGATGGACTGGCTTGCTGCTCTGGGGTGTCTTTTAAACCCGGGCAGCCAGCACACCCTGGACTcttgctccagcagctgccaggccGATTTTGCATGGCCCTTTTGGCAGCCAGCAgatgcctcctgcctgcagcctgccttgcccccctgcccgcagcctgggcagcagcaccagctctggcagctgcctggtgcCATCTCGTGGTTAAACAACCTCTCCAGAGCAACCCTATTCCTGTCCTGCCACTGATACTCTGCTCGAAAGGGAAGAAACCCTCCAGTATTAATTTTTAGCAAGATCTTTTTGCATGTCTTGACACAGGCAGATGCCTGCCACGGTGGGTAAAAGCACCAGTCAGTGTCGCCTGTTTAGAAGGGGCCGAGCACTGTGTGTCTCGCCTGACCCCCATCACCTGGGGATGTTGTTTTTACAGCTCCATGAACTCCTATTTCTGCAGGAGAACATCTCGCTGTGTTTCGCACCCAGGATGGCCAAGCCTACGTGGTCGACACTTACTGCCCTCACCTCGGGGCCAGCCTCGCTGCCGGCGGGCGCGTCGTGGGCAATTGCATCGAATGCCCGTTCCACGGCTGGCGGTTTCAAGGAGAAGATGGAAAATGCATCAGCATCCCATATGCTGGAAAAGGTGAACATCCCCCACACCCGCAGAAAGCAGCTGCCAAAATGGTTGTGCCCCATGTGTCCTTGTTAAAAGCTACTTCGTTAAGGAAAAGTTGTCTTTACAATAACTCACCCTCCATCCTGCTCCCCTATTTCATGCAGCACCCTTATTTTCCTCCTGGGTTGTCAGTGTTGGGGTGTAACGCTGCAGTGCCCTTTCCTATGTGAGATGATAACTGGGATTTCAGCCTAATTAAAGAACCACCCTGTTTGGTTCTGTCAGTCCTACAGCTCCTGCATTCAGCAAGCAGGGTGTAAaagaagatactttttttttttttttttaagtctgagTCGTGTGTTGCACCAGCAGGGGTGGATCCTCAGAAGCTCTTGGGTTTCAGAAATGATCCTGTACTCCATAGTGACAGTTTATACCACATCAGTGCTTAAATCTGTCACATTAGCAGGATGAAATAGTCTCTCAATGGcaattttttctccttctaagGCTTGAAGGGAACTTTTGGTTGGAATCCAGGAAAGCTCTTCACATAACCTACCTTTTAGATATGGTTTGCGTTGACTGTGTAGGAAGAATATCCTACTTACAGTTCACATGTAACAATTACTTGATCTGGCTGCACTGATTAGTTTAAATCACCAATTCTAGATGTGGCTGAAACCAGCAAACAGACTTACCTCAAGTTTTGCTTTGGCTTGTGCTTCTTAGTTATTTTCCTGAGAAGTTCAGCTTTCTTTGATTGGGATTGATTGGGATAGcaatgaaacagcttttgatTAGCAGCAAAAGTCAGTCTACTGAACAGACTATTCTTCCCAAAGTGACAGAAACATTCAATCTATACAGGTAAGGTAAACAACTTATAGATCTCACCAAAGAACAAtgccttttctgtgtgtgtgcaattttcagaaaaaaagattaatactggggtttttttttcccccatgcaTACCCAGTCAGGAACTGCATTCAGATGAAAATTTGGTTCCAAGTAATGAGCGATGATGCGTTTCATCACAAAATCAGAACGAATATTCTGGACATAGGCAAATGCTTGCCAAGATGCATTGTTTCATCTGAAATGGCTGTATTCAGAGGCATTGTTATCTGTAGTTACTAAAAAAACCGaaactgcaggcagctgccctgctcccatACAGCCCAAATGGGTCAGGTTGatttaaacagatttaaaagCCATCTGTGCTCGTGCAGGTCACTTTGACAGAGGGGGAttttggagagctgggatgagcagctcctccagcactgGGCTTGTAGGGGACCAACACGGTGTGGTGCTCgatgcagctggggagggggctggagcaccaggctgatggggggtggctgggggaactgggtgtgttcagcctggaggggagggggctcaggggggaccttctggctctctgcagctccctgacaggggctgtaggcagggggggttggtctcttcccccaggtaacaagcgacaggacaagagggaacagcctcaagttgtaccaggggaggtttagatcagatattaggaaaaaattctgcactgaaagggttgtcgagcattggaacaggctgtctagggaggtggtggaatcaccatccctggaggtgtttaaaagatgtgtagatgtggtgcttaggggcatggttGAGTGGTGGGCTCGGCcgtcctgggttaacagttggactctatgatcttaaaggtctttttcagcCTAAaagattctgtgattctctgtgGGGGGTAGGTGAAACCCTCTTTAGAATTTGATGAGATGCATTCCACCCAAAGCACCAGATTTTTTCAATTGGGAATTGCAGTGATGGTTTCCTCCTGCCCCCTCTGATATTTGTTGACTGAAAGGGAACATAATTCCTCCTGTTATTTCACCTCCCATGTGACTGTGCAAGGCTGAATAATAAGGCAGTGCTATCCTCTGTACTTGTTtgcaaattagaaaaaaagtaatgaagagAAAAGCCTTCCAGGCCAGTAGAAGCTATGTTTTCTGACAATTGGGTAAATATAAATGCCAAAATTAGTTTCACTGGAAAGAGTACAGATCTATTCTTAAAGCAACACACGATAGATAGTGCAGTATTGTAACAGACAATGATTTGAACTTGAGATGTAGAGATGGCTTCTACTCTCTGCACATCTGTAACTAAAAGCATCTCCTTTTAGCTCATTGAAACTTGAGGAGGGTCCATGGATACAGCACACGTTCACTTATTTGAGCAGCTTTAAGCCTAGTGAATGAGTCTGTAAAGCATCCAgccatgtttttttccctaaaaactTCATGCAAAACACTCAAGTGAAATACAACTGATTTAAGAAAACTCTCTTCTGTGATCTTCAGAAGCTGTTGTCCTCCTTCAGCAGCCTGAAAGCTGGAAAAGTGTCACCGGAGAGTCTGTGCTACCAGAATCTCTATCCCATGAAGGCATCTCTGAGCCATGGTTCAGGAGGAGGTAACCCCTGGTGCCAGCGTCATCCTTGGAGGTGCCACTTTTAACAGATTCCTTTCTGCCCTCCGCAGTGCCAGATTTTGCGAGGGTCCGGACCTGGCCGTCCTGCGAGGTGAATGGGATGCTGATGGTCTGGTACCACTGTGAAGGAGTTGGTCCAACGTGGGCAGTGCCCGAGCAGCAGGAGATCACCACCAGAGAGTGGGTGTTCCGTGGGCAGACGGAGCACTTTGTTGATGCGCACATCCAGGTAGGGAGCCCAGTCCCTCCACAGCCACGCCTGGGTCCTCTCCTGTAGTCTAGTTCAGGGACATCCCCTCCCAGTTAACCCACCCAGGGACATCCCTTCCCA from Falco biarmicus isolate bFalBia1 chromosome 9, bFalBia1.pri, whole genome shotgun sequence encodes:
- the LOC130155054 gene encoding cholesterol 7-desaturase nvd-like; its protein translation is MEGGWCGGALLLGGPGHGALGCGAPLFIFFLLVLLLLLGCSRPLALRRGPGQVGYLPAPRLSRGRAARPPRRPGALPPPYPNGWYRLLDSAQLPRGAVRSLALLGEHLAVFRTQDGQAYVVDTYCPHLGASLAAGGRVVGNCIECPFHGWRFQGEDGKCISIPYAGKVPDFARVRTWPSCEVNGMLMVWYHCEGVGPTWAVPEQQEITTREWVFRGQTEHFVDAHIQEIPENAADVAHLFFLHGPAVLGGSDLRYIRAKVWAFMKHIWKAEWQAEPEPSEHCSRLLLQHKATIFGKHISLLDLTVSVRQVGPGLVFLIFEHAFLGRGVILQTVTPLEPLLQNVVHKIYYQKNIPAIIPKFILRAECIQFERDITIWNNKQYLPKPLLVREDSSIQKHRRWYAQFYSQKSTRLPVQKEGLDW